GGGCGTAGCCCGCCGGATTTGGTGCTTTTCAGCGAGTAAACATCGGTGGCGCCGAGCCGGGACAGCCGCAGTGCATCGCGAGGGGTGCGGAGGCTCTCGTCGGCCATCACGGGGATCGGCAGAGTTTGGTTGATCTCAGTCAGTGTTTCGATCTGGTCGCCGGGAACGGGCTGTTCGACCAGTTCGACGCCTGCCTCGGCGAGGGCGGGGAGATGAGTCAGGCTGGTCAGCCGATCCCAACGGCCGTTGATATCGACGCGTACCCCGGCGCTGCCGGCCAGCTTCTCGGCGATGGCGGTCACGCGTTTCACATCGGTGGCCGGGTCCTGAGCGCCCATTTTCAGCTTGAAGCTGTGGTGAGTTCCGGCATCGAGTTTGCCGAGGGCTTCCTCGAGGACGACCGGTGCTGGCTCAGTGCCGAGCGCCCAGGTCACAGGGATCGACTCTCGTACGGTGCCGCCGAGCAGGGTGTGCACTGGCACATCGAGACAACGCGCCTGGGCGTCGTGCAGCGCGACCTCCACGGCGGCTTTGGCGAAGAGGTTGCCAGCGACCACATCGGTGATATCACCGAGAATGCCGGCAACGTCGTCCGCATTGCGGCCGGTCACGATCGGGGCCATGTGGCGTTCGATGACCAGTTGCATCGTTTCCACTGATTCGCCGCCCCACCACGGTCCACCGGGCACGACGCCTTCACCGACCCCGGTGATCCCGCCCGCTGTACGCAGAAACACCAGCAGCACCGGCTGTGCGGCCATCTCTGTCCGGGCGAAGCGGTGCGCGCGCCGCAACGGCACATCCAGCAACACTGTCTCGACGCGGTCGATGCGCAGGTCGCTCATGGTGACTCTCTTCCTCCGGGGGGGGTTTCCCCGCCCGGCATGCTGAATGTGCACACCGGGACGGGAACCCGGGACTACTGCGAGATGGGTTCGAGTACGAAGTCATACTCCTGACGGACCGCGCCGTCGCTCTGCGGCTGCGGGGCCAGGACCAGTTCTGGCTTGGTCGCTTGGGCGACATCGTTGTCGAGCCAATTGCCACCGGCGAAGTACAGCTGGGTGGTGATCGACCGATAGCCCGGCGCCCGCACGATCAGGTGCAGGTGCGCCGGCCGCCACGGGTGCCACCCCGCAGCTTGGATCAATTGCCCGGTGGGGCCGTCCGTGGGGATCTGATACGGGGCCGGCTCGATCGTGCTGATCTCGAAACGACCGTCATCGTCAGCCACCACGACCCCGCGCAGGTTGCCCTCGGGCAGGTGCGGGGCGAAGCCGGAGTAGTAGCCCTCGTGATCGGCGTGCCAGATGTCCAGCTCCGCACCAGCAACAGAGGCGCCCTCGGTGTCAAGGATCTGTCCGGCGAACACCAGCGGCGTACCCTGCTCGTCGGCGCGCATCGGCAGACTCGTCACCGCCGGCAGTTTCACCGCCTCGGGTATGTAGTACGGCCCGAGAATGCTGCCCTTGCTGCCCTGCTGACTTGCTGCGGCGACCTCCTCGACCTCGTGCTCGACGAACACGTCCAAAAACAACGGCCACTCGCCGCCCTCACCGACCTCGATCAACCACTGCTTAGCCGCCTGGAACTCGGAGTAAGTGACTTCGTGGGTGCGGATCGTTTCGTGCACACTGTCGAGCAGTGCTTTCACCAGCGCCGAGACCCGAGCCGGGGATGCGTCGTCCCCGGCGTGGTGGTGCTGATTCGCGCGGAACACTTGCGTGGCCGAAGCCCCTGAGTCCGCCGCCGTCGGTGACTGTTCTGTCCTCGTCATCGTTGTTTCCTTCTTCCGCTGCTCAGCGCTTGGCCTGGCTCGGGATATCGTCATCGTTGTTGAACAGATCCTCCGCACCCACGCTGTGATCACGTTGCGATCGGCGAACAGATCGTCTGTCGAACGGGCTACTTGGTAGAGCGGGAAGGTGCCCCCACCGTTGCCGGTCTCGGTGGGGCGGTCAGCACGTCCTGCTTGTCCGCATCATGCAGCGCGACTTTGTCCTGTGGCTCGGTTAGCACGTTCACCGTGAACGGTGCCCCGTCGACGTAGCGGCAGATCTTCGTCCTGCGATCCAGCGACACCGCGATGAAGACGTTGACGGTCGCTCCGGGAGACGCGTCCGCGCCGTCACACGTGGTCGTCTTGGACCCGGTCGCGAAGCGACTCAAACATCGCTGGTGTTCTCGAGCATCGGCCGTCATTCCTTGACACCTCTTCGTACACTATGTGTTCATTTTGAACGGATAGTGTTCATATACCGGGTGATAGTGCGGTGCTTCACACTGGACTGTCAAGAAGGGATGCGGAAATGACGTCAGCGAGCGACGAAAGAACTGGTCAAAATCACATCCAAGGTCTGGAACGGGGGCTTGCGGTTCTGCAGGCCTTCGACGCGGAACATCCCGACCGGACGACGACCGAGCTCGCCACGGCGACCCAGCTGTCTCGTCCAGTGGTGCGCAGGATCCTGTTGACCCTGCAGCGCCTCGGTTACGTGGCAACCTCCGACGGGAGGTGGACCCTGACTCCACGAGTGCTCTCGATCGGACAGCACTACACAGCCACCCACGCGTTGACCGAGGTGGCCCAGCCGCATCTGATGCGGCTGGCCGAGCAGACCGGCGAGTCCTCCACGCTCGCCACGCTGGATGACAACGAGGTGGTCTACATCGCCAGGATGCCGGTACGGCGCGTGCTCAGCGTGACCGTGGCTCCCGGAACACGCGCGGCCGCGCACGCCACCTCGTTGGGACGAGTGTTGTTGGCCTGGGAATCGACTGAGCGGATCGAACGCATCATCACCGAGTCCGGACTCCCCGGCTTGACCCCCTACACCGTCACCGACCCAGTACAATTCCGCGAGATTCTCAGCACTGTGCGCCACCAAGGGTGGTCCATGGTAGTCGGCGAACGCGAAGAAGGACTCATCTCGCTCTCAGCGCCCATCCGCGATCACCACGGTCACGTCATCGCCGCCGTCGCCTCCTCCACATCCACCGGGAGGGCTTCACCCGAGGGGCTCCGCGAAGACGTCGTACCCGTGCTCGTCGACACCGCGAAGCGCATCAGCCGCGAGCTCGGAAACCACGTACCAGGAACCCCCCTCGCGTGAGCTCGGGAGGCCGGCGAGTCCGGGAGGGAGTCTGATTGCTCGAGGACGCACGAACTTCAACTCCGCTGATCAGGTACTTGATCGCGTAAGCTGAGTCGAGTTCTGAACGGTCTTCCGGTGTCGGTAAGAAACAAGCCATGAGCACCGGCTCGATAACTGCCGACATTAACGTTCTCATCAGCGATGATGCCGCACTCGGCATCCTGGAACACGTTCAGGAGTATCGAGCCGATGCGCAGGAAGTCGCTGATGTTGATGCCCAACGTCGCCCACGGCATCCCACTGGTGGAGTGCGGAAACGCCGCGGTGCGTCCGTAGCTGCCCACCCTGCCCAGCGTGCCCCAACTCCACCGGTATCACCTCAGTACGTCACGAGCGCAAAGTTTCGGAGGGCGGCATGCCGTACTTACTTCGGTACGCGCTCGCGAATCTCCCGGTATGCGTGAATCCCCATCGGGTTGCGATCTCGGCGACGGCTGTCGTGCTGTTGGCCTTGATGAGGTCTTCGTGAGCGTGCGCGAGGCGAATGTCCCTGAGGTAGGCCACAGGGGTCATGCCGACGTATTGCTGGAATCCCTCCTGGAGACGTCGCACGCTCATCTCGGCGGCTTCGGCCATGTCAGCGACCGTCCATGGCCGAGTGGGGTCGTCGTGTATCTGGTCGAGCACTCGGTTGACGATGCGGGGACGAGCGGGCGGTGCAGTTCCGAGGTCCGGAGTGACTGCGAGGATGAATCCGGTTGTGATGGTACTGGCGAGCTGCTTCTTCAGTAGATCACTGCTCAGCATGCCCCTCATGCGCGGTAGGTCGTTGGACAGAGTTCGCACGTAGTACATCCAGCTTCGAGTTTCCACCATCCCGGCGTCGAGGTGAGTGGGCATCTCGACCTTGCGAGGCTGTGGACACGCCAGCACTCGCTCCATTTCTCGCTCGAGAGCGAAGCGGTCGAACTTCACCCCGACGACCGTGCAGTCCCGAGACCATCGGGTGATAGGTGTGGCGACGTTCGGCGGGAAGATCGTGCCTTGTCCGTCGCCGGAGACGAGCTTCTCACTGCGGTGCGCTGACTCGAGGAGTCCAGTCACCGGCATGTTCACCTCGTAAGCGTCCGGATAGTCGCAGTCGAGGGCGACCTCGGCGCCCCAGCCCATCCTCCCGATCGTCACGGCCCCCAAGTCGGCGGTACATATCGACAGATCGAGGTGGTCCGCCGACGAAAGCAATTTCAGCTCGTGAGGGAAATAGGCGTTCGAGACTGCCCGGGAGGCGCTGTCCCAGTCATGCGTGTCCATCACGTTGATGACCTCGGTGGGGGGATTCATCTCCTCGCCTCCTTACTGCGAGCTTGCGCGCTTCATCTCCGCCGTCGCAGCAGCATTCAAACGCGTGATCCCCGTCACCAAAAGATGCACTGAGACTCAGTTCATAGTTCGTCGCGCTTTTTGTACCTTCCCCGCGCTCCTCGGATCGACGACCGAGAAGGTCGCGTGGTCTTCTTCCGGCTACCGCATAGCGACCTGATCGTTTACATCGCGGTACATCGTCACTGCTGGTCGGCACGGCGGTGCCGCTGTCAATTACGGGTGAGCTACACGTCACCGAGGGAGCAGTTTCATGAGCACGACAACCCCGAACTGGATCGCCGAGATCACGATGGAGGAGCTGGAGGCGAACCCACATCCGTTCTACGCGCGGCTGCGGGCCGAGGCCCCGTTGGCCTACGTCCCGGCACTCGACTGCTACGTGGCCTCTACCAAGGAAATGTGCCGGCGCATCGCCAATGCCGACGACGGTGATTTCGAAGGCGTCATCACTCCCGCGGGGCGACGCACCTTCGGAGATCCGGCGGTGCTGGATGCCAACGGCGAGCAGCACGACCAGCTACGCGCCATGGTCGACCCCGGGTTGCAGCCCAGCGAAGTCGACCGCTACGTCGACGACTTGGCGCGCCCCATCGCGCGTCGCTACGTGGAGCAGTTCGAGAACGACGGGCGGGCCGATCTCGTCGCCCAATACTGCGAACCGGTCAGCGTCCGCAGTCTCGGCGATCTGATGGGCCTGCAGTCGGTGAGTTCGGACAAGCTGCGGGAGTGGTTCCGCAAGCTCAACGTGTCGTTTACCAATGCTGGCGTGGACGAGAGCGGCCACTTCTCCAACCCGGAGGGTTTCGTCCCGGGTGACGAGGCCAAGGCCGAGATCCGCGAGGTCCTCGACCCGCTGCTGGACAAGTGGATGGTCGACCCCGACGACAGCGCGCTGTCGCACTGGCTGCACGACGGCATGCCCGAGGGGCAGGTGCGCGACCGCGAAACCATCTACCCGAACGTGTTCGTCTACCTGCTCGGTGCGATGCAGGAACCGGGGCACGCGATGGCCTCCACCATCGCCGGGCTACTCACCCGCCCGGACCAACTGGAGCGGGTGATCGACGACCCCTCGCTGATCCACCGGGCGATCACCGAAGCCGTGCGCTGGACCTCGCCCATCTGGTCAGCCACCGCACGGCGCAGCACCAAGGACATGACCCTCGACGGTGTCGACCTGCCGGCCAGCTCAGTGGTGATGATGTCCTACGGCTCGGCCAACCACGACGAGAACGACTACGACGACCCGTCCCGATACGACCTGGACCGCACACCGGTACCGAACCTGGCCTTCGGTGCCGGCAAGCACGCCTGCGCCGGCACCTACTTCGCCACCGAGGTCG
This genomic stretch from Actinopolyspora halophila DSM 43834 harbors:
- a CDS encoding flavin reductase family protein, whose translation is MSRFATGSKTTTCDGADASPGATVNVFIAVSLDRRTKICRYVDGAPFTVNVLTEPQDKVALHDADKQDVLTAPPRPATVGAPSRSTK
- a CDS encoding AraC family transcriptional regulator, which codes for MNPPTEVINVMDTHDWDSASRAVSNAYFPHELKLLSSADHLDLSICTADLGAVTIGRMGWGAEVALDCDYPDAYEVNMPVTGLLESAHRSEKLVSGDGQGTIFPPNVATPITRWSRDCTVVGVKFDRFALEREMERVLACPQPRKVEMPTHLDAGMVETRSWMYYVRTLSNDLPRMRGMLSSDLLKKQLASTITTGFILAVTPDLGTAPPARPRIVNRVLDQIHDDPTRPWTVADMAEAAEMSVRRLQEGFQQYVGMTPVAYLRDIRLAHAHEDLIKANSTTAVAEIATRWGFTHTGRFASAYRSKYGMPPSETLRS
- a CDS encoding IclR family transcriptional regulator domain-containing protein, with protein sequence MTSASDERTGQNHIQGLERGLAVLQAFDAEHPDRTTTELATATQLSRPVVRRILLTLQRLGYVATSDGRWTLTPRVLSIGQHYTATHALTEVAQPHLMRLAEQTGESSTLATLDDNEVVYIARMPVRRVLSVTVAPGTRAAAHATSLGRVLLAWESTERIERIITESGLPGLTPYTVTDPVQFREILSTVRHQGWSMVVGEREEGLISLSAPIRDHHGHVIAAVASSTSTGRASPEGLREDVVPVLVDTAKRISRELGNHVPGTPLA
- a CDS encoding cytochrome P450, giving the protein MSTTTPNWIAEITMEELEANPHPFYARLRAEAPLAYVPALDCYVASTKEMCRRIANADDGDFEGVITPAGRRTFGDPAVLDANGEQHDQLRAMVDPGLQPSEVDRYVDDLARPIARRYVEQFENDGRADLVAQYCEPVSVRSLGDLMGLQSVSSDKLREWFRKLNVSFTNAGVDESGHFSNPEGFVPGDEAKAEIREVLDPLLDKWMVDPDDSALSHWLHDGMPEGQVRDRETIYPNVFVYLLGAMQEPGHAMASTIAGLLTRPDQLERVIDDPSLIHRAITEAVRWTSPIWSATARRSTKDMTLDGVDLPASSVVMMSYGSANHDENDYDDPSRYDLDRTPVPNLAFGAGKHACAGTYFATEVVRIGLEELFEAIPNLNREADHETDYWGWGFRSPVELRTTWEV
- the catA gene encoding catechol 1,2-dioxygenase gives rise to the protein MTRTEQSPTAADSGASATQVFRANQHHHAGDDASPARVSALVKALLDSVHETIRTHEVTYSEFQAAKQWLIEVGEGGEWPLFLDVFVEHEVEEVAAASQQGSKGSILGPYYIPEAVKLPAVTSLPMRADEQGTPLVFAGQILDTEGASVAGAELDIWHADHEGYYSGFAPHLPEGNLRGVVVADDDGRFEISTIEPAPYQIPTDGPTGQLIQAAGWHPWRPAHLHLIVRAPGYRSITTQLYFAGGNWLDNDVAQATKPELVLAPQPQSDGAVRQEYDFVLEPISQ
- a CDS encoding muconate/chloromuconate family cycloisomerase gives rise to the protein MSDLRIDRVETVLLDVPLRRAHRFARTEMAAQPVLLVFLRTAGGITGVGEGVVPGGPWWGGESVETMQLVIERHMAPIVTGRNADDVAGILGDITDVVAGNLFAKAAVEVALHDAQARCLDVPVHTLLGGTVRESIPVTWALGTEPAPVVLEEALGKLDAGTHHSFKLKMGAQDPATDVKRVTAIAEKLAGSAGVRVDINGRWDRLTSLTHLPALAEAGVELVEQPVPGDQIETLTEINQTLPIPVMADESLRTPRDALRLSRLGATDVYSLKSTKSGGLRPTQNIAAIAAAADIPCHAGTAIESPVGTAASLHAACAAPAVTWGSELFGPLLMQEEILTTPLHYENGELHLPDGPGLGIDLDPDALRAFARS